A part of Paenibacillus donghaensis genomic DNA contains:
- a CDS encoding 5' nucleotidase, NT5C type, translating into MAKKRIAVDQDNVIADLVVEWVRRYNNDYNDTLTPEEINAWNWCHITKPECNKKIYDYMDDPELFANLPVIKDSQDVLQELNNTYDIYVVTSPFNINNVVPKHNWLLKHFPFLAPDKFVFTRDKSIIAAEYLIDDKPANLESFSGNKILFDAPHNRDEDRFYRVNNWLEVKDILLDWK; encoded by the coding sequence TTGGCTAAAAAACGAATTGCAGTAGACCAGGATAATGTAATTGCTGATTTGGTGGTTGAGTGGGTAAGAAGATATAACAATGATTACAATGACACATTAACTCCCGAAGAAATCAACGCTTGGAATTGGTGCCATATCACAAAGCCCGAATGTAACAAGAAGATATATGATTATATGGACGACCCAGAACTGTTTGCCAATCTTCCTGTAATCAAAGATAGTCAAGATGTTTTACAAGAACTAAATAATACATATGACATCTATGTTGTTACATCGCCATTTAACATTAATAATGTGGTTCCAAAGCATAATTGGTTGCTTAAACACTTCCCATTTCTAGCACCCGACAAATTCGTATTCACAAGAGATAAGTCAATTATTGCAGCAGAATACTTAATAGACGACAAGCCAGCAAATTTAGAGTCGTTTAGTGGGAATAAAATATTGTTTGATGCTCCACACAACAGAGATGAAGACAGATTTTATCGTGTAAACAATTGGTTAGAGGTGAAAGATATCCTATTAGATTGGAAGTGA
- a CDS encoding dATP/dGTP diphosphohydrolase domain-containing protein, with protein sequence MKKVDGVGKDAPTVTNEFGGKQSEVLYRFDLLDPLAMFEMTKVLKYGADKYGADNWRDIPIEEHLNHLIIHAYAYLAGDKSDEHLSHIMCRSMFAQAVEIDSEKVKDFG encoded by the coding sequence ATGAAGAAGGTGGATGGAGTAGGAAAGGATGCGCCAACCGTAACAAATGAATTCGGAGGTAAGCAGTCAGAAGTATTGTACAGATTTGATTTGTTAGATCCTCTAGCTATGTTCGAAATGACGAAAGTTCTAAAGTATGGGGCAGATAAATATGGAGCAGACAATTGGCGAGACATCCCTATCGAAGAACATCTCAATCATCTTATTATTCACGCCTATGCCTATCTAGCTGGCGATAAGAGCGACGAACATCTCTCTCACATTATGTGTAGATCTATGTTTGCTCAAGCCGTTGAGATCGACTCAGAGAAGGTGAAGGATTTTGGCTAA
- a CDS encoding 3D domain-containing protein codes for MLEIILSLMFAFALSHSNIQNANEIRESNNTIPIERKIVQTVETENEKEAAKVQPKSIVKTEGKWEIYSVSAYTNGYESTQKHKGEKGYGIQANGKRTVEGSSIACPKSMEFGTGVKIKELDNTYVCSDRGSAITEGKLDIYIEDLDRALDFGRQNLHVQIIKKEVD; via the coding sequence ATGCTAGAGATCATTCTGTCTCTGATGTTCGCTTTTGCATTGAGTCATTCAAACATTCAAAATGCAAATGAAATTAGAGAATCAAATAACACTATTCCAATTGAGAGGAAAATTGTTCAAACTGTTGAGACTGAAAATGAGAAGGAAGCTGCGAAGGTTCAACCAAAATCCATCGTAAAGACAGAAGGAAAATGGGAAATCTACAGCGTGAGTGCCTATACCAATGGTTACGAATCTACGCAAAAACACAAAGGCGAAAAAGGATATGGGATTCAGGCTAACGGCAAGCGTACCGTTGAAGGTAGTTCTATCGCTTGCCCCAAATCAATGGAATTTGGAACAGGGGTGAAAATAAAAGAACTTGATAATACATATGTTTGTAGCGATAGAGGCTCTGCGATTACTGAAGGTAAGTTAGATATCTATATTGAGGATTTAGATCGTGCTTTAGATTTTGGCAGACAAAATCTGCATGTTCAAATAATTAAAAAGGAAGTGGACTAA
- a CDS encoding ATP-binding protein — protein MSSLDIFNPQVSVVAKGTEGKVILVYGGNALGKTKQSTRFPKPFYLAFEKGLNAIAGVPFAPINSWSDFIKVNKQITGKATIGKAKEMYKTIILDEVETAARYCTKYVCDKYEADSIASGNKGYGLWSEYSTAFWEEIDKMVSSGFTVIFIAHQVVDDTGRAYPKGDKRAIAPVVDNSDIIVHLRSNGVDEKGSVIKSSAYMAETPEFFARSRFDYLVTSLPEFTAEALEAAISKAVEDQEKAEGIKAVSYKEQQKTLESEDLDYDKLRAEIIKLGKKLHSEDKGTIVNEIIEGKLGKGKKVTDFAKGQVEVMAVVLDALKDEVNKSEEIKE, from the coding sequence ATGTCATCATTAGATATTTTTAACCCACAGGTTTCCGTAGTAGCAAAAGGCACAGAAGGAAAGGTTATTCTCGTTTATGGAGGAAACGCACTCGGGAAGACAAAGCAATCGACTCGGTTTCCAAAGCCATTCTATCTAGCATTTGAAAAAGGATTAAACGCTATCGCTGGTGTTCCTTTTGCTCCAATCAATAGTTGGTCGGATTTCATTAAAGTCAATAAACAAATTACAGGCAAGGCGACAATTGGCAAGGCGAAAGAAATGTACAAGACAATCATCCTAGACGAAGTAGAAACCGCAGCTCGTTACTGCACTAAGTATGTGTGTGACAAGTATGAAGCTGATTCTATCGCTTCAGGTAATAAAGGCTATGGGTTATGGAGCGAGTATAGTACGGCATTTTGGGAAGAAATCGATAAAATGGTTAGCTCTGGCTTCACCGTTATCTTTATCGCTCATCAAGTGGTTGATGATACAGGTAGAGCGTACCCAAAAGGAGATAAGAGAGCCATTGCTCCTGTGGTTGACAATTCAGATATTATTGTCCACCTTCGTTCTAATGGTGTTGATGAAAAAGGTAGCGTAATTAAGTCATCGGCATATATGGCTGAAACGCCTGAATTCTTTGCAAGAAGTCGTTTCGATTATCTTGTCACTTCGCTTCCTGAATTCACAGCAGAAGCATTAGAGGCAGCGATTTCTAAAGCTGTAGAGGATCAAGAAAAAGCTGAAGGAATCAAGGCTGTGTCATATAAGGAGCAACAGAAAACATTAGAATCCGAAGATCTTGACTATGACAAACTGAGAGCAGAAATTATTAAGCTTGGTAAAAAACTTCACAGTGAAGACAAGGGTACAATTGTAAACGAAATTATTGAGGGGAAATTAGGAAAAGGTAAAAAAGTAACTGATTTTGCAAAGGGACAAGTTGAGGTTATGGCTGTAGTTCTTGATGCTCTGAAAGATGAAGTCAATAAGTCAGAAGAAATCAAAGAATAA
- a CDS encoding accessory gene regulator B family protein: MIDTFSIKMAQWLVGDYPDEMPSFVQTKYSVKFIITNIIPIVSLIIIALITGDYLEYAKAAIPFVILRQFSGGYHIKNADICVIVSISLIYLIVNYSYLLYDHHKVILLVSIMMCLIYSPSKIASKTIVKKENHFIFKVISVAIIIICILIFDIIISTSIFIQSLLLFHIPLREVKRDED; this comes from the coding sequence TTGATTGATACATTTTCTATAAAAATGGCCCAATGGCTTGTTGGAGATTATCCAGATGAAATGCCATCGTTTGTTCAGACTAAGTATTCAGTAAAATTTATTATCACAAATATAATTCCTATTGTTTCACTAATTATAATCGCTTTGATTACTGGAGATTATTTAGAATATGCAAAAGCAGCAATACCATTTGTAATATTGAGACAATTCTCGGGTGGATATCATATTAAAAATGCAGATATATGTGTGATAGTATCAATATCTTTAATTTATCTTATAGTTAATTATAGTTACTTGCTATACGACCATCACAAAGTGATATTATTGGTTAGTATCATGATGTGTCTAATATATTCTCCATCAAAAATAGCAAGTAAAACAATAGTTAAAAAAGAAAATCACTTTATTTTTAAGGTGATATCAGTAGCAATCATAATTATATGCATCCTGATATTCGACATTATCATATCAACTTCAATTTTTATACAATCACTCCTCCTGTTTCATATTCCATTAAGGGAGGTGAAAAGAGATGAAGATTAA